CCGAATGTAGGAGCCATCCAAGTGCAGTTTTTCCATACCAACGCCCACTTTGGCCGTCAGCTCTAGTAGATTTCGTTGGGTATTTCGTAAGGCGATGAGACCAAATTCTGCCCCTGGAATGGCTCCACACACCGATCGCACCATCGTCTGCAACAGTCCTGGCAAGTCGGCTAATCGTTGGTTCAATAAATTTGTTAACCGTTGCAAGGTACGCAACTGCTGTTGTTGCTCACCCAAGATCAAAATTGCCTGCCGCAGATTTTCTCCTACCTCTTGGGCTTCTCGATACAAACGAGCATTGTCTGCCGCTAGCGCTGCCCGATGAGCCAGATCCTCAACAAACGCTAGATCGGAGCGGGTGTAGTGGCGACCCGATTCAGCACTGATTATGGAAATGACTCCCAAGGTACGACCCCGCGCAACCAAGGGCACTAACATCGCCGAGCTAAAGCCAATCTGTTTCAGCATTTCTAGATGCTCTGAGTCTTGGGCGATCGCCCCCAAAAACGCCTGATCAATTTCTGGATAAAACTCCGACTGCCCGGTACGAACTACGTTAGGTGTCCCTCTAGGGGCATTGGGATCAGGAGGATAGCGCCGATCTAACTCCTCAGCCCACTGCAACTTCTCTGGGTTAGCATGAGCGATCGCCACGCGCCTTAAGGTTTGGTCTGCCTCAACTACATCCACCACACACCAGTCAGCCAGAGAGGGCACCATTAATTGAGCTAAGTTTTCTAAGGTGGTTTGATAGTCTAAGGAAGCTGCGAGTAGGGTACCTGCCTCCGCTAAAAACCGTTGCGACTCTTCAGCTTGCTTGCGTTCCGTAATGTTGAGAAAGGCTCCCACACAACCTCTAACCCTCCCTTGCTCATCAAACAGAGGGGCAGCATATTCCAACAACTTAATCACGTGACCATTATTATGAATCACGTCAATTTCTGTCTCTAAAACTTCTGCACCTGTGGCAGCAGCATGACGTAAGGGCAACTCAGGAGTGGGAGATTCTTTGCCATCCTGCAAAATTCTAAAGTGAGTTGATCTTGCTTCTATCGACCCCTTTAAAGAAGCCTTACCATCCAGCGGCATGGCGAGCAACTTGGCAAAGTAAGGATTCACCCGAATCTGCTCACAGCTAGGCTCGTCTGCAATACCGATGCCAATGGGAATCACGTCAAATAAGGTTTGCAATTCATCCACCCGACGCTGCAAGTCGCGGTTGAGCTGCATGATCTTAGCTTCTCTGCGTTTGCGTTCTTTGACGAAAGCAACGTGGTTGGTGATGGTTTGAGCGAGTTGCATCTCATCTTCAGTGAAGATATGGGGCGTGTCATAGTAGAGCATAAATTTGCCCAACAACTGTCCCTGAGCGATCAGCGGAATCAATCCTAAAGCGCGGATGCCTTCTTGCAAAATCACCGACCGTAAGGGGTCTTCGCTCAGCTCCGTCTCTACATTAGAAATCCAGATGGGCTGAGGATTTTTGGCATCTAGAGACCAAAGAGAATGGCCTTCGGTCGCCTGTCGATAGGTGTCCGATAACTGTCGCCAAGCCTTGAAGCGCATAACGCCGTCCGGGTCAGCTACTAGGACAGAGGCGCGATCGGCTGCGAGGGCTTGTTGAAATCCATTCAGAGCCGCTTCGTAAATTTCTTCGATCGCCCCAGCTCGGCTGACTGCATCCGTAATCTGATAAATCGCCTGTAATTGCTCAAACTGCTGGCGCAATCTGGCTTCTGCTTGCTGACGCTCGGTAACATCGTAGAAGATGACGACACCAGCCACAATATTGCCATCGCGATCGCGAATCGGGCTAGAACTTACCCGCATGACTCCCCAGGTTTGGTCGCCTCGCCAAATCCGCACTTCTTCGTCAGCAACAACTTCCCCATGATTAATGGCGCGAGCTAAGGGCCAATCCTGCGGTTCATAGAGTCGGCCATCCGCATGAAAGCCGCAATACTCTCGATATTGTTCAATTTCGGTAGAGGGCAGAAACGCGTGATGCCAGATTTGCTCGACTTGCTCGTTGCCCAGCACTAACTTGCCCGATGGAGCCTCGGCAATGATCACACCTGCGGGCATCTGTCTGAGCACTGCTTCCAAACGGCCTCGCTCGGTTTCTAGTTGTTGCAGCAGTTGTTCTCGTTCAATTTCAGCCTGCTTAGCCTGAGTGATATCCAAGACAAAGCAGATGGTCTCCTGCCCTGACTCTAGTAAAGCTGCCCCTATTAGTACGGAGACACAACTGCCATCTTGACGAATATACTTTTTTTCCCAAGGCGAGCAAACCCCTACAGTTTGCAACTGCGCGATCGCCCACTCATCAATTGCGACATATTCCGGTGGGGTCATTTGCGCCCAATCTAAGCGACCTGCTAGCAAGTCTTCGCGCGTGTAGCCCACCATCTCCAGAAAAGCTGCATTGGCATCGGTGATCTGGCCCGTGAGTGTGGCCGTGATCACGCCAATCATATCGGCTTCAGCTAAGCGTCTAAATCGCCCTTCGCTCGCTCGTAACGCCTGCTCTAGCTGCTTACGCTCGGTGATATCGCGAGAGTTGAGAATCACTCCCCTCACCCCTGGATCTTGGAGCAGGTTATTAACCACTACTTCTAAATCAACCCAATGTCCTGCCGCATGTCGAACCCGAAGTTCTAGGGGAGGGGCAATTCCTGGCTGGG
The genomic region above belongs to Trichocoleus desertorum ATA4-8-CV12 and contains:
- a CDS encoding PAS domain S-box protein, translated to MEEILKILVVDDDEVARMAVRQALQAAGLSLELLEVGSYSAAIALLQQQPFDCVLLDYQLPDGDGLTLVKTVREAGIQTALIVLTSQGDEQIAVELMKAGASDYLSKGKLAPESLSRSLRNAIRLCRAEIQAAAANQKLRESEARFRSLVQNSSDIITILETDGTLRYVSPSIERILGYQPETLMGQSPFSYTHPVEAADLKTTFAKILTQPGIAPPLELRVRHAAGHWVDLEVVVNNLLQDPGVRGVILNSRDITERKQLEQALRASEGRFRRLAEADMIGVITATLTGQITDANAAFLEMVGYTREDLLAGRLDWAQMTPPEYVAIDEWAIAQLQTVGVCSPWEKKYIRQDGSCVSVLIGAALLESGQETICFVLDITQAKQAEIEREQLLQQLETERGRLEAVLRQMPAGVIIAEAPSGKLVLGNEQVEQIWHHAFLPSTEIEQYREYCGFHADGRLYEPQDWPLARAINHGEVVADEEVRIWRGDQTWGVMRVSSSPIRDRDGNIVAGVVIFYDVTERQQAEARLRQQFEQLQAIYQITDAVSRAGAIEEIYEAALNGFQQALAADRASVLVADPDGVMRFKAWRQLSDTYRQATEGHSLWSLDAKNPQPIWISNVETELSEDPLRSVILQEGIRALGLIPLIAQGQLLGKFMLYYDTPHIFTEDEMQLAQTITNHVAFVKERKRREAKIMQLNRDLQRRVDELQTLFDVIPIGIGIADEPSCEQIRVNPYFAKLLAMPLDGKASLKGSIEARSTHFRILQDGKESPTPELPLRHAAATGAEVLETEIDVIHNNGHVIKLLEYAAPLFDEQGRVRGCVGAFLNITERKQAEESQRFLAEAGTLLAASLDYQTTLENLAQLMVPSLADWCVVDVVEADQTLRRVAIAHANPEKLQWAEELDRRYPPDPNAPRGTPNVVRTGQSEFYPEIDQAFLGAIAQDSEHLEMLKQIGFSSAMLVPLVARGRTLGVISIISAESGRHYTRSDLAFVEDLAHRAALAADNARLYREAQEVGENLRQAILILGEQQQQLRTLQRLTNLLNQRLADLPGLLQTMVRSVCGAIPGAEFGLIALRNTQRNLLELTAKVGVGMEKLHLDGSYIRNGFLGQVFLTGESLLLQGESLQEYGSEEMPASIYAVAIESAQAGRLGVLAIGNWQDPQAFDDEDQRLLVAFGEQAAIAINNARLINVLEEREERLAVQNDILARQNTELERQRQQIQLQNLQLLEAAQLKSQFLATMSHELRTPMNAIIGFSQLLLRQPQSSLNPQQRDMVGRVLNNGKNLLALINDILDLSKIEVGRLELKPEEINLEHLVKATTEELRSLAEQKNLDLSVSTNLVNPCIINDTMRLRQVLVNLLSNAIKFTDFGRVSVKAWEVSPSCVAIAVQDTGIGIAQSDLQHIFEEFRQVDQTTTRKHGGTGLGLAITDWLVQMMDGSITVESTLGQGSTFRVELPRHLDSPR